The nucleotide sequence TCGACCGGTTCCCGGCCACGCTCGAGCTGGCCGTCTCGGGGATGCTGGTCGCCTTCGTGCTGGGGCTGGCCGGCGGGATGATGGCCGCGACCCGGGCTGACCGGGCCCCGGACCATGCGATGCGCCTGGCCAACGTGGGCTTCTTCGCGATGCCCATCTTCTGGTTCGGCCTGATGCTGCAGATGATCTTCGCCGTGCGGCTCCACTGGTTTCCGGTGGGCGGGCGGCTCGACCCGGTGACGGCGGCCCTGTTCGAGCCCCGCACGGGCTTCTACGCGCTCGACGCGCTGCTCGAGCGCGACTGGGAGGCGCTGGGCAGCGCGCTGCATCACATGGTACTGCCGGCGGTGACGCTGGGCGTGGTGCTCTCCGGGGTCGTGGGCCGCTTGAGCCGCACGCGCCTTCTCGAGGTGCTGGACGCCGACTACGTGCGTACCGCTCGTGCCAAGGGCCTGGCGGAGCGCCGGGTGCTCTGGGTGCACGCGCTGCGCAACGCCATGATCCCCATCGTCACCGTCGTGGGCATGCAGTTCGCGCTGTTGCTGGCCGGCGCCGTGCTGACGGAGACCGTCTTCTCGTGGCCCGGGATTGGCAGGTATCTCCTCATGAGCATCGACTACCGGGACTTCCCCGCCATCCAGGGCAGCGTGGTCTTCATCGCCCTCTTCATCTCGGTGATCAACTTGCTGGTGGACATGACGTACCCGCTGCTCGACCCACGGGTGCGATTCTGAGGGGAAAGCGCGATGGCATCATCCAGTACAGTCGAGACGGCCACGTCGACCGCCTGGGGCGTCCGGGCGCTGGGGCTGCACCGTTTGGTTCGCCACTACCTCCTGGCCGTCGGAGGCGGCATCGTCGTCTTGGCCGTCGCCTTGACGCTCCTGGCGGGATCCATTGCTCCCTACTCGCCTACGGACGCCGTGGGCGAGCGGCTGCAGCCGCCCGGGGCCGGCCACTGGATGGGCACCGACCAGTTGCGCCGGGACGTCTTCAGCCGGGTCGTGTGGGGAGGCCGCGTGCCCCTCACCGTGGCGGCGGTGGCGACGCTGGCGTCGTTCGGCGCCGGTTCGTTGTTGGGCTGGGTCTCGGGCTTCTGGGGCGGTACGGTGGATCGGGTCTTGTCGCTGGTCATGGACGCGGTCTACTCGTTTCCCGCGCTGGTGCTGGCCATCGTGGTGGTGGCGATGCTGGGCCCCGGCATGCTCAACATGGTGCTCGCCATCGCCCTTGTGTACGTCCCTACGTACTTCCGTCTGGCCCGGAGCCAGACGCTGCAGGTGCGGGAGATGGAGCACGTGGAGGCGGCCCGGGCGCTGGGAGCCTCGAGGCTGCGCACCCTCTTTTTGCACGTCGCACCCCTGACGCTGCCGGCTCTTCTGGCGGTCTCGTCCTTCACCGTGGCGGACGCCATCCTGACGGAGGCCGCGCTGGCCTTCTTGGGGTTCGGCCTGCCGCCGCCGACGCCCGATTGGGGGTTCGACATCCAGAATGGCCAGAAGTTCTTGCAGGCGGGGCACTGGTGGCTGGTGACGTTCCCGGGGCTGTTCATCATCGTGGTGTCCCTGGGCTTCGGGATGGTGGGGGAGGGGATCAATGACTGGCTGGATCCCCGGCGCAAGCGGCTCACGACGTGAGGCGCGGGCAGGAATTGGTGGACCAGGAAGGGAATAGAACGGCCAATCCGAAGGGAGGAAGGACATGAGAGCGGTAGGGCGCTTTTCCTGGTGGGTGGTGCTGGCCCTGGTGGCGATGATGCCGGCGGGGGCGCTGGCCGCCCAGGATTCGACCCTCATCATCGGCACGACGGACAAGGTCACGCAGCTCGAGCCCGCCAACTCGTATGACTTCTGGACGTGGCACGTACTGGAACAAACCACCGGGACGCTGGTCACACCCGAGCCGGGCACGGCCAGGCTGGTGCCGTCGCTGGCGGAGCGGTGGCAGATCTCGTCCGACGCGAAGGTGTACACCTTTTATCTGCGCCGGGGGGTGACGTTCACAGACGGGACCCCGTTCAACGCGCAGGCCATGAAGTGGAGCCTCGAGAGGGCGCTGAAGCTGGACGGCCCCGAGGGCGCCGTCGGGCTCATCAAGGGCATCGACAAGATCGAGGCGGTCGACGAATACACGTTGCGTATCACCCTCAAGCAGAGCGACGCCACGTTCCTGGCGCGCCTCGCCGACCCCATCGCTCCGGTGATGGCGTTCAGCCCTAAGTCGATGCCGGCGGACAAGATGGTCAACGGGCAGTACGCGGGCACCGGGCCGTACAAGCTCGTGCGCTACGACCCGGACCAGCGGGTGGTGCTCGAGGCGTACGACAAGTACTGGGGGCCCAAACCCAAGACGCAGCGCGTCATCGAGGTCTTCTACTCGGACGCGTCGGCGCTGCGGGCGGCGCTCGAGTCCGGGCAGATCGACGTGGGCTTCCGGACGTTCAACCCGGAGGACATCGCCAGCCTGGAGAAGGACGGGCGGTTTGCCGTCATCAAGGGCAAGGGGAGCCTCTCGGTCCGCTATATCGTGTTCAACGTGACGCAGAAGCCCTTCGACAACCCTGCGCTGCGCCGGGCGCTGGCGCTGGCCATCGACCGGGAGCGGATCGTGAGCGACGTCTTCGGCGGGCTCAACGCGCCGCTCTACAGCATGGTGCCGCCGGGTATGTGGAGCCACATCGAGGCGTACCCCAAGCGTGACGTCGAGGGCGCCCGCAAGGCGCTGGCCGCGCTCGGGTACTCCCAGAGCAAGCCGCTCACCATCACCCTCTGGTACACGCCCAGCCACTACGGCACCACGGAGGGCGACGTCGCAGCGGTGGTAAAGGACAGCCTGGAAGAGACCGGGCTGGTCAAGGTGGACGTGCAAGCCCTCGAGTGGGGCACGTACGTGACCCGCATGAGCGAGGGCGCGCTCGGGATGTTCTTCCTGGGCTGGTACCCCGACTTCCTCGACCCGGACAACTTCCTGGCGCCGTGGCTCACGGAGGCGCCGGGGTCGCTGGGCACGCACCTCGACCGGGCGACCAGCGAGGCCGACCGGGCGTACTACCGGGAGTTCGTGCGGCTGCTCACGGCGGCCAAGCACGTGAGCGACCAGGACATCCGCGAGCGGTTCTACGTGCAGGCCCAGCAGAAGCTGGCGGAGAGCGCGATCCTCATCCCGCTCTGGCAAAACAGCATCCAGCACCTGGCCATCGCCCAGCGCAACGTCGAGGGGATCGTGCTGGATCCGTCCATGAACTTCCGTACCTGGTTGATGTACAAGAAGTAAGGCCCTGAGCCGTTATACTGGGAGACGCAGGTACCGCCCCGGGGTCTGTGGCTGAAAGTCGATGCCAGCCGCGGGCGAAGCGACCCACGTAAGGCGCCGCCGCCGGCCGGCACGAGGAGGCCGGCGGCGGCGACCGAGCATGGCGCGGCTTAGCTGTAAGTCCTGCCCGCCGGCCCCTTTGGGCGGGCCAGGCGGAGAGGGAGCGAAAGCCCGGAGATGGGATCCTCGAGACGGCCCGGGACTGGGTGGGCTGAGCTCCCCGGCAGGCGGGTGTGGGGGCAAAGGCCAGGTCAGCCCGGTGGCGGGCCTGCCCGGCGGAGCTTCGGGTTACGGTATGGAGTGTCAGGTCGCGCACGGAAGGAGCGGTGGGGCACCATGAGAAGGGGAGCGCTGGAGCCCAGCTGTCGACGAAGCATCGTGCGGCGCGCCGGATGGACGGCGGCCCTGGTCGTCCTGGCCGCGATGGCATGGGGCGCCGGGGCGGCCGGCGTGGGGGCCGCGCCCCGGCCCGGTGTGCCGGAGACGCTGCGGGTGGGCACGGACGCGACGTACCCTCCGATGGAGTTCATGGAGGGCGACGAGTTTCGCGGGTTTGACATGGATCTGATCCGCGAAATCGGCAAGCGCCTGGGAGCCAAGGTCGTCATCCAGAACGTCGGCTGGGACGGGCTCATTCCCGGGCTCAACAACCGCAACTACGACGTCGTCATCTCGGCCATGACCATTCTCCCCGAGCGCCAGGAGGCGGTCGACTTCTCCGACCCTTACTTCAACGCCGGCCAGATCATCGTGGTGCGCAAGGGCGACACGCGCGTCAAGGGGCCCAATGACCTCAAGGGCAAGGTCGTCGCCGTCCAGATCAACACGACGGGGCAGTTCGCCAGCGAGAAGATCGCCGGCGTCACCCGGATCGACAAGTACGACACGACCCCGCTGGCGGTCCAGGCGGTCATGCAGCGTTCGGCCGATGCCGCGGTCATCGACCTGCCGGTGGCGGTCGAGCTGGTGAAGGAGTACCCAGGCCAGATCGAGTTCGTCGGCAAGCCCTTCACGGAGGAGTACTACGGCATCGCGGTGCGCAAGGGCCGGCCGGAGTTGTTGAAGGCCATCAACGAGGTGCTCCAGGAGATCAAGCGCGACGGTACCTACGACAAGATCTATGCCCGCTGGATCGGACGGTAGCCGGGCGTAGGATGCCGGCCTCGAGCAAACGATGGGCTTTCGTTGGGACATCGTCTGGAGCGCGTTTCCCTATCTGATGGCGGGCGTCGAGACGACGCTCGTGTTGAGCGTGCTTTCGGTGAGCGCAGGCGTCGTGCTCGGCACGGCGCTTGCGCTCTTGCGTCTTTCGCGTTTTCGCCCTCTGTCCCGCGTGGCCTCCGGGTACGTGGACGTCTTCCGGGGCACGCCGCTTCTGGCGCAAATCCTGTTCGTCTTCTACGGGCTTCCGCAGATCCTGGGCTTTCCGCTCTCCAGCCTGGCCGCGGGCCTCCTGGCGCTCAGCCTCAACAGCGCGGCCTACATCGCCGAGATCGTGCGGGCCGGGATCCAGTCCATCGAGAAGGGGCAGATCGAGGCGGCCCAATCGACCGGCATGAACTACTCGCAGACCATGCGCTACATCGTCCTGCCCCAGGCCTTCCGGCGGATCCTGCCGCCCCTGGGCAACGAGTTCATCGCGATGCTGAAGGACTCGTCCCTGGTCTCGGTCATCGCCCTCGAGGACCTGATGCGGCGCGGGCAGCTCCTGGGCAGCCGTACTTTCCGCTACTTCGAGGTGCTCCTGGCGGTCACGATCCTCTACCTGGTCATGACCAAGGTGGTATCCTACCTCCTGGCCTGGATGGAGCGCAGGTTGCGGGTGACCGCCTGAGCGCGCTCCCTCCGAAGAGGGATTGGACGGATCAAACGGAAGGATCCCTCCGTGAGGCGCAGGCGTCCCGGGGGCGAGAGAGGACCGTAGGGAGGTACGGTTGCCGCGATGGGTACCAGTGCTGAGAGCACCGGGATGGTCGTGGTCGTCAAGGGCAAGAACGTGGACGTGGTGCCGGCGCTGCGGGAGCAGGCGATACGCAAGGCGTCCAAGCTCGGCCGCTACTTCAACAACCACGCTGCCGTCCGCGCCGAGGTGGCGCTGGGCTTCTTGCGGGGGCAGTACACGGCCGAGGTGACCTTGCAGTTCGGCGGCGTCTTCCTGAGGGGCGTCGGGCGCTCCGGCGAGGCGCTGGGCGCCGTGGACGAGGCGGTTGAGCGGGCAGAGCGGCAGTTCTTGCGCTTCAAGTCGCGCTTCGAGCCCAAGAGCCAGCCCGCCCGCCAGGGCGAGGAGGCCGAAGCGCCGGAGGTCGCCGCGCAGGAGCCGGCCGAAGCCTCCGAGGCCGGCGCGCCCAGGGTCGTTCGGGTCAAGCGCTTCGTCATGAAGCCCATGGCTGTCGACGAAGCCATCCTGCAGATGGAGATGCTGGGGCACGACTTTTACGTCTTCCGCAACGCCGCCACCGACGAGATGAACGTGCTGTACCGGCGGCGGGACGGCAACTACGGACTCATCGAGCCCGGCGAATAGGGCTCGGCCTCTCTCCATGGTGAGCCTCGTCATCTTCGAAGGGGGGCAGGCCGCCAGTAGCGTCGAACGTATGCTCGCCGCGGTGCGGCGGGCGGTGGTCGTCGACACCACGCGAAGGGCGTTGGGGTGCGGGGCCATCGATCGCGTGATCGTCGCCACCGACAGCGAGGAACTGGCGGCCTCGGTCCGGGCGGCCGGAGCCGAGGTGGACTGGGACGGGGGACAGCCGTCCTTCCACTTCGGCAAGCGTCTGGGGGAGATCATCGAGCGGCGCCGCCTGGACCGGGTCATCTACATGAGCGGAGGGTTGGGGGCCCTGGCCACCCCGGACGACCTGGCGTGGGTCGCCCGAGAGCTCGCCCGTCACGACCGGGTGGTCATCGCCAACAACGTGCATTCGGCCGATCTGGTCGCTTTCACGCCCGCGAGCGCGATCCGGGGCATCGATCTGCCCGCCATGGACAACAGCCTTGCCATGGCGCTCAATCTCGACGCAGGCCTGCCCCTGGCTCACCCTCCTCGCACCCTCGGCCTCCACTTCGACATCGACACACCCGTCGATCTGCTGGCGTTGAGCATCCACCCGGGCACAGGCCCGGAGACCCGGCGGGCGCTCGAGGCGCAGCCGCTCGACCTGCGCCGGGTGAAGGCGGTGATGGGGGTGATGGACGACCCTGCGGCGGACCTGTTGATTTTCGGCCGGATCGGGTCTCCCCTGTTTCATTACCTGGACGATCGTACCCGATGCCGGCTGCGGGTCTTCTCCGAGGAGCGCGGCATGAAGTCCCTGGGGCGGGACGTACGAGGCGAGGTCGTTTCGTTGATCGGTTTTCTGTGGGAGAGCGTGGGCAGCCGGGGGCTGTTCGAGCGGATCGCTCGGATCGCGTCCGCAGCGCTGCTCGACACACGGGTGTTGTTCGCCCATCGCCGGTGGGCTCTGACCCAGGCCGAGCGTTTTTGGTCCGATGTGGGGGCGTGGGAGGAGATTCGCCATCCCGGGTTGCGCGAGTTCACCCGGGCGGCGCAGGAGGCGACGATCCCTACTTTGCTCGGTGGGCATTCCCTGGTCAGCGGAGGGGTGTGGGCTCTCGTAGACGCCAGGTTGCGGGGGGTCGGCGGCGCGCGCTGAGGTCCGTTGCGCTTGCGAGAAGGGGCACTCTCTTGCGACGAGCGGCCGGGACAAGCGTGCTCCTCTTACTACGGCCACAGGCAGGTGAGCGGCTCTGACAAAACCATCGGTGGGTTCCCATGACCCTCGCCCGACCCGCCCCCGCGCCGACAGGCAGCCCGGTCCCGCCGGTCAGGCCGAATCCGGTGAAGACGTGTCGATGCGGTTGCCGGCGGAGCGTCAGCTCGAAGAGCTGATCGAGACCATCGAAGGGGTGGTCGGCTGCCGCGTCCTCTGGGACCGGGAGGGGCGCCCGAGCGAGATCCACGTGGTGGTGACGGGCGAGCGTCCTCCCAAGCTGGTGGTTCGGGATATCCAAACCCTTTTGTTGGTACATTTCAACGTTTCGATCCCTCACCAGAAAGTCAGCGTGGTGGTCACGCGAAGCCGGGGGGCATCCGAGGGGGGCCCCCGCTCCCGGACGGGGGCTCGCCCTGGTCCCCCACCGGGACCTGCGCCCGTGGTGGAGGGGCGGGCCGGCCCCGTGTGGGAGCCGATCGAAGAGGCCGAGGGGCCCCTCGAGCCTCGCCCCGAGCCTTCGGAGCCGGTGGGGCAGGCCCTCCCGGGGCCGCCCCCGCTCCCGTCTGCTGCGCAGCGCCCGATGGTCTCGCCGCGCCTTCCGGCGGCCGTGGCGGTACGGCCCGAGTTTCCGTGGCGGCTCGAGTCCGTCACGATCCGGATGGCGCCCGGCGAGACCGAGGTGAGCGTGGCCCTGTCGGACGGCGAGAGCCGGCAGGTGACGGGCTCGGCGCGGGGGCCGCAGGGCGAGAGCCTGGCTTCGCTGCTCGGCGCCCGGGCGGTGGTCGACGCCCTGGGGGGCCGGCTCCCGGGCGGGGGGCCTGCCGTGCTCCACTGGGTGGACGTGGCGGGGCCTTCGTCGGTACCGGCGGTGGTGGTCATGGTGCTCCAGGCGCCGGCCGGCGCACCGTCGCCTCCACGCTGGGCGAGCGGCTCGAGCCCGCTGTCGGATAACGCCGCCCTGGCCGGGGCCCTTGCGGCCCTCGAGGCGCTGGCCAAACTTTCGCCGCCGGAGGGGGCCGGGTTATAATAGCGGCGGCCTTCGGGCCCGGGAAGTGTGGCGGAGGTCCGTTGCTGGGTCTGTTGAAAAAGGTGATCGACCCGAACGAGCGGGAAATCCGGCGCCTCAACGGCATCGTGGCCCAGGTCAATGCCCTGGAGCCGGAGGTCTTGCGCCTTTCGGACGAGGAGCTCCGTGCCAGGACCGGCGCGTTCCGGGAGCGGATCCAGCAAGGCGCGACCCTGGACCAGCTCTTGCCCGAGGCGTTTGCCGTGGCGCGGGAGGCGGCCCGTCGCACTCTCGGGATGCGGCCGTTCGACGTGCAGGTGATGGGCGCCATCGTGCTCCACGAGGGCCGCATCGCCGAGATGAAGACGGGCGAGGGCAAGACGCTGGTCGCCACCATGCCCGTGTACCTCAACGCTTTGCTGGGGCGAGGCGTTCACGTCGTCACGGTCAACGAGTACCTGGCGCGGCGCGACGCGGAGTGGATGGGCGCCATCTACCGGTTCCTGGGGCTTTCCGTGGGGGTCATCGCCCACGACATGGGGTTCGAGGAGCGCAAGCGCGCCTACGCCTGCGACGTGACGTACGGCACCAACAACGAGTTCGGCTTCGACTACCTGCGGGACAACATGGTTTGGGACGTCTCGCAGATGGTGCAGCGGGAGCTCTACTACGCCATCGTCGACGAGGTGGACAGCATCCTCATCGACGAGGCCCGCACCCCTCTCATCATCTCGGGCATGGCGGAGGAGTCGACGGAGCACTACTACACGATGGCGCGCCTCGTGCCGCGCCTTCGGGAGGGCGAGGACTACACCGTCGACGAAAAGGCCCGGACCGTCGCGCTGACCGAGGCCGGCGTGGCCAAGGTCGAGAAGATGCTCAACGTCGACAACCTGTACGACGACCGGCACTTCGAGCTCACCCACTACCTGCAGCAGGCGCTGCGGGCGCACGCTCTGTTCAAGCGGGATCGCGACTACGTGGTCAAGGACGGCCAGGTCATCATCGTCGACGAGTTCACGGGGCGGCTGATGTTCGGCCGCCGGTACAGCGACGGGCTGCACCAGGCCATCGAGGCCAAGGAGGGCGTGCAGATCCAGCGGGAGAGCCAGACCCTGGCCACCATCACGTTCCAAAACTTCTTCCGCATGTACAAGAAGCTCGCCGGCATGACGGGCACGGCCGCCACCGAGGAGGCGGAGTTCCAGAAGATCTACGGGATGGACGTCGTCGTCATCCCGACCAACAAGCCGATGATCCGGACCGACTACCCCGACGCCGTCTACAAGACGGAGAAGGCCAAGTTCGACGCGGTCGTGACCGAGATCGAGGAGCTGCACAAGACCGGGCGGCCGGTGCTGGTCGGTACGGTCTCCATCGAGAAGTCGGAACGCTTGAGCGAGATGCTGACGCGCCGCGGCATCCCGCACGTGGTGCTCAACGCCAAGTACCACGAGAAAGAGGCCCAGATCGTGGCCCAGGCCGGCAAGCTCGGTGCGGTCACCATCGCCACCAACATGGCCGGCCGCGGCACCGACATCGTGCTGGGCGGCAATCCCGAGTACCTGGCCCGGGAGCGTCTCAAGGCCAGGGGCTTCTCCGACGACGAGGTCGCCGAGGCTGTGGAGAGGACGCGCTTTGCCGGAGGACGCCTCTCGCGAAACGGCGCCGGCCCGGACGGCACCGGGGCCGGGCCGGACGGGACGGCGGGCGGGGCGGCGGACGGTGCGGCGGGCGCGGCTTCCCGGCTCGACGGCAAGCCCGCCGTGGACGGGCCGGCCGATGCCGCGGCGGCGGAGCGGGAGCGACGGATAGCCCAGGCGCAAAAGCTGTACGCGGAGCTCCTGGCCCAGGCGAAGGCGGAGACCGAGCCCGAGCACCAAAAGGTCGTGGAGCTCGGCGGGCTCCACATCATCGGCACGGAGCGCCACGAGGCCCGGCGCATCGACAACCAGCTGCGGGGCCGCTCGGGCCGCCAGGGCGACCCGGGTTCGTCCCGGTTTTACGTCTCCCTGGAAGACGACCTGATGCGGCTGTTCGCCTCCGACTGGGTACGGCGTTTCATGGATCGGCTGGGGTGGGAAGAGGACGTTCCCATCGAAAACATGCAGCTCACCCGGGCCATCGAGAACGCCCAGAAGAAGGTCGAGGCCCGCAACTTCGAGATCCGTCGCCAGGTGCTCGCTTACGACGACGTGATGAACCGCCAGCGCGAGGTCATCTACGAGCAGCGGCGCCGGGTGCTGACCGGCCAGGACCTGCGGGAGAGCATCCTGGACATGGCCGCCCGGCTGGTGGATGGCCTGCTGGCCACCTACGCCGACGAGAAGGTGCACCCCGAGGACTGGGACCTGCCGCAGCTGTGCGAGCGGGTCAACGACATCGTCAACCGGCCGGGCGCCGTGCAGGTCGCCGCTCTGGAGGGGCTCAAGCGGCCGGAGCTCCGGGAGCGCCTGGTCTCGGTGATCCAGGACGCCTACGCCCGGCGCGAGCAGCAGCTCGGGGCGGAGGCCATGCGCCAGCTCGAGCGGGTGGTGCTGCTCCGGGTCATCGATTCCAAGTGGACCGAGCACCTGCGGGCCATGGACGACCTGCGGGAGGGCATCGGGCTTCGGGCGTACGGGCAGCGGGATCCGCTGGTCGAGTACAAGCTCGAGGCGTTCAACATGTTCAACGCCATGGTGACCTCCATCCAGGAGGACGCGCTGCGCTACCTGTTCCGGGTGCAGCTCGTGAGCCCCGCGGAGCAGGAGGAGATGGCCCGGCGGAGGTTGCGCGAGGTCAGCCTCAACCGGAGCGAGGATGGCAACGGCGGGGCAGGGCGCCGGGGCGGGGCCAGGCGCCAGGCGCAGGCCAGATCCCGTATCGCGCAGGTGGCGTCGCAGGGGGCGGCGGCCGACGGTGCGGCGGCCGGCCCGGCCGAGGGCAAAGAGCCGGAGGGCCCCGTGGTGGTCCAGCGGCGCGTGGCCGTCAAGATCGGCCGCAACGACCCGTGCCCGTGCGGCAGCGGCAAGAAGTACAAGCACTGCCACGGGCGCAACCAGTAACGCGGGCGTGACCCGTAGCAGGAGAGGACGAGCGAGGCATGGACAAACCGGCGCGCCCCATCTGGGCGTGGGGCACCCTGGCAGAGGAGATCGAGACGCGGCAACGGCGCATCGCCGAATTGAGGGAGTTTCTTTGACATCCCCGGCAAGCGCGCCCGGGCGGACGCCATCGAGCAGGAGATGGCGGCGCCGGGCTTTTGGGACGACCAGGAGCGGGCCCGCTCGCTGATCGAGGAGATGCGCCGGCTGCGGCGCATCCAGGAGTCGTATGAGGAGGTGGCCCGCCAGGTCGACGACCTCGCGGTGCTCTTCGAGCTGGCCCGGGCGGAGGCCCGGGAGTCGGGCCAGCAGGACGCGGCGGTCGAGCAGTCGCCCGCCGGCCGGGAGATCCTCGAGGAGTTCGAGCGCGCCTCGCAGGCGTTGAGGCGGCTCGAGCTCGAGACCCTGTTGAGCGGCGAGTACGATCCTCACGACGCCATCCTCTCCATTCATCCGGGGGCGGGGGGCACGGAGTCGCAGGATTGGGCCCAGATGCTCTTGCGGATGTATCGCCGGTGGGCCGAGGAGAGCGGCTTCAAGGCGGAGCTCCTCGATCTCCTGCCCGGGGACGAGGCGGGGATCAAGAGCGCCACGCTGGCCATCAAGGGGACCAACGCCTACGGGTACCTCCGGTCCGAGAAGGGCGTCCATCGCCTGGTGAGGATCTCCCCCTTCGACGCCTCGGGCCGGCGCCACACCTCGTTTGCCTCGGTCGACGTGCTGCCGGATCTGCCGACCGACGTCGCCGTGGAGGTCGACCCGGAAAGTATCAAAGTCGAGACATTTCGTGCCGGCGGGCACGGAGGACAGTACGTCAACAAGACCGAATCGGCTGTACGCATCACCCACTTGCCGACGGGCATAGTGGTGAGCTGTCAGAGCGAGCGCTCCCAGCTCCAAAACCGTGAGGCGGCCATGCGCATCCTCAAGGCGAAGCTGCTCGAGCGCAAGATGGCCGAGCAGCGGGAAAAGCTGGAGGCGCTGCGGGGCGAGCAGGGCGAGATCGCCTGGGGCAACCAGATCCGGTCGTACGTGTTTTGCCCGTATACCATGGTGAAAGACCACCGGACCGGGTACGAGACTTCAGACGTCCAGGGCGTCATGGACGGCGAGCTCCAGCCGTTCATCGAGGCCTACTTGCGCTGGCAGGCGGCCGGCGCGCCGGCCCGCCGATGAGAGGGGCGTTGCCGAGGCGCCGAGGGCCCGGCCTGCTGGTGGCGGCGGGTGCAGCGGCGATCCTCCTCGGAGCTGCCGCCGTCGGGGTGCTGGCCTGGAGCAGCGGCCTGCCGCGTTCGGCGGAGCAGCGGATCCGGGACGCGCTCCTGTCGAGCCTGGACGGTGCCGGTTCGCTGGAAGTGCGCCTGGAGACCCGCCCCGGATACCGGGTGCTGGCCGGGCAGATCGACCACCTGGAGATCTCGGGCACCGCGCTTCGCGCCGGGGAGCTGGTGGCGGACCGGTTCTCGCTGGTAGGCGACGCCCTGCAGCTCGACATGGGCAAGCTGGCGGGCGGCGGGGGGCTTTCGGTCTCCAGGGCCCGGCGGCTCGACATGGAGATGGTCGTGAGCGAGGAGTCGGTCAACCGGTATCTCCAGGCCACCTACGAGCTGGCCCGGCTGTTGCACGTGCAGCTTCTGCCGCAGGGGCCCCGGCTGCTGATGGACGCGCAGCTGCAGGACCAGGCGGTGCGGATCAGCCTGGACAGCAAGCTGCAGGTCGAGCCCGGCAACGTGGTGGCCGTGGTGCCGGACCGCCTCGCCATCGAACGGGAAGGCGCGCAGGCGCTGGCGTTGAGCCTGGCGGGCGCAGACAGCCCCCTGCGGATCGAGATCGGGCAGCTTCCGGTGCCGGTCGCCATCGACAGGGTGACCGTAGGGGAGGGCGAGCTCCATCTTTTCGCGAGTTACCGGCCTCCATCGTAACGGGCGGCGCTCCGACGGCCCCGGCGCGCACCTCACGCTGGCATG is from Limnochorda sp. L945t and encodes:
- a CDS encoding LmeA family phospholipid-binding protein; amino-acid sequence: MPRRRGPGLLVAAGAAAILLGAAAVGVLAWSSGLPRSAEQRIRDALLSSLDGAGSLEVRLETRPGYRVLAGQIDHLEISGTALRAGELVADRFSLVGDALQLDMGKLAGGGGLSVSRARRLDMEMVVSEESVNRYLQATYELARLLHVQLLPQGPRLLMDAQLQDQAVRISLDSKLQVEPGNVVAVVPDRLAIEREGAQALALSLAGADSPLRIEIGQLPVPVAIDRVTVGEGELHLFASYRPPS